CTCCACGGCGGCATGACCGGCCAGGGCCGAGGTCGCGGTGAGCGCGAGGGCGAGCGTGAGCGCCGCCGCCGCGCGCGGGAGAGGTCGTGTCATCGGTGCCTCCTGCGGAAAGGGAATGCGGGCGTGATCGCCGGCACAGTGGCGCCGAATCTAGCTCACAGGTGTGACACAGATCGACACATCGGCGGGTACCCTCACCGGGTATCCCCGGGGAGAGCGACGATCGCGGCCGCCTCGTCCACCGTGTCGACGAGGTGGATGTGTGCCTCCATCGGCCGCCCCTGGGCGAGCGCGCGCAGCAGCGGCCAGGCCGGCAGCGTCTCGGTCCAGTGCCGCCGCCCGACCAGGACCATCGGGGCGATCCGGTCCTCGGTGGCGTAGTAGTTCTCGCAGGCGTCCTGGAAGATCTCCTGCACCGTCCCGCCCGCGCCGGGGAGGAACACGATGCCCGCGCCGCACAGCTCGAGCAGGATCGCCTCGCGCAGTGCGTTGCGGAAGTACTTCGCGATCGCCGTGGCGAACAGGTTGGGCGGCTCGTGGCCGTAGTGCCACGTGGGCACGCCGAGCGACTCGACGGCGCCGGGGAAGCGCTCGCGCACGGCGCGCGCCGTGTCGACCCAGGCGTCGGCCGAGGGGTGATACGACGGGGCCGGGGCGAGCATCGCGATCGCCTCGGCCAGGTCCGCCTCGGGGCGATCCGCCAGGCGCGCACCGAGGTTGACGGCCTCCATGGCGCCGGGCCCGCCGCCGGTGGCGACCGTCGCGGTGCCGCCCAGCAGGCGCCCGAGCCGCGCCGCGTCGGCGTAGTCCGGCTCGCCGCGGCGCAGCGCGTGCCCGCCCATCACGCCCACGAGCCGCCGGCCGCGCGCCCAGCGGTCCAGCGCGGCGTCGATGCCCTCGTCGTGCAGCGCCCGCGCCAGCGCGGCGTCGGGGGAGGTGCGCTCGTGCTGCCAGGCGTAGGCGCGGGCATCGAGCGTGCGGGCGTACGGCGTGGTGTCGTACAGCTCCTCCGCGGTGTAGAGCGCGTCGCGGTGCGGGTCGATCGGCGTCTCGCGCACCGACGGCAGGATGAGCGCTCCGCGCAGGGCGTGGTGCTCGGCGTCGTCGCCGGCGAACGCGCACCCGGCGAAGGTCGTGCGCGAGGTGTCGCAGCGCCGCAGCCGATCGGAGTGCCCGCGCAGGTCCAGGCCGACGAGCCGCCAGCCGTGCAGGCGGCGCGCGCCGGCGTCGAGGCGCCGGTCGAGCTCCGCGAGCGACTCGACCGTGATGATCCGTCCCCGTGTCGGCCTCATGCGCCCATCCTGCCGCAGCCATCGCGCGGTGCCGGGTCGGCCCGGCGTAGGCTCGCCGCGTGACCTCTTCGATCCTCATCACCGTCGACGAGCTGGCCGCCGCGCTGGCGGGGCCCGTCCCGCCGGCCGTGCTCGATGTCCGGTGGGTGCTGGGCCGCACCGACGGCCGGGAGCGCTACGCCGAGGCGCACATTCCGGGCGCCGTCTACGTCGACCTCGATGCCGAGCTGTCGGGCCCGCCGTCGGCGGCGGAGGGCCGCCACCCGCTGCCGACCGAGGCGGCGCTGCAGGAGGCCGCCCGCCGATGGGGCGTCCGCGCGGATCGGCCGGTCGTCGTCTACGACGGAGGCGGCAACTACGCCGCCGCCCGCGCGTGGTGGCTGCTGCGCCACGGCGGGCTCGCCGACGTGCGGATCCTCGACGGCGCGCTGCCGGCATGGATCGCGGCCGGGCACGCCACCGCGGCGGGGGAGGAGACGCCCGAACCGGGCGACGTCGAGATCCGCTTCGGCGCGCTGCCGGTGCTCGGCATCGACGACGTGGCCGGCTTCGAGGGGGCGCTGATCGACGCGCGGGCCCCCGAGCGGTACCGCGGCGAGACCGAGCCGATCGATCCGGTCGCCGGCCACATCCCGGGCGCGCTGAACCTGCCCTCGACCGGCAACGTCGATGAGCGCGGCTTCTTCCACGCGCCCGAGACGCTGCGGGCGCGCTTCGAGCCCGCCGCGGCGCACGATGCGCGGATCGCCGCCTACTGCGGCAGCGGCGTGTTCGCCTCGCACGCGGTCGCGGCTCTCGCGATCGCCGGGCACGAGGCCGCACTGTACCCGGGATCGTGGAGCCAGTGGTCGAACGACCCCTCGCGGCCCGTCGCCACGGGCGACGCCGACGACGAGCGGATCACGCCCGGGGTCTGATCCGCGCCCGGCGCGCGGCGGGCTATCGCGCCGTGCGCGGCCGCCGTTAGGGTCGACAGGGGGCCCACGAGGGGCGCCCGGAAGGGGGCGACATGACGGACGCAGGCCTGAGCCGGATCTCGGGGCGGGTGATCGGGATCGCGATCGCCGCCGCGCTCGGCGGCTTCCTCTTCGGGTACGACACCTCGGTGATCAACGGCGCGGTCGACGCGCTCGCTGCCGACTTCGACCTCGGCGCGGGCCTGAAGGGCTTCTCGGTCTCGATCGCGCTGCTCGGCGCCGCGCTGGGTGCCTGGTTCGCCGGCTCCATCGCCAACCGCTGGGGCCGCGTGCCCGTCATGCTGCTGGCCGCGGTGCTGTTCTTCGTGTCGTCGATCCTCTCGGGCCTCGCGTTCAGCGTGTGGGACCTCATGATCTGGCGCGCCGTCGGCGGCATCGGCGTCGGCGCCGCCTCGGTGATCGCCCCCGCGTACATCGCGGAGGTCTCGCCCGCGCGCATCCGCGGTCGCCTCGGCTCGCTGCAGCAGCTCGCGATCGTGCTCGGCATCTTCGCCGCGCTGCTGACCAACGCGCTGCTGGCCGCCACCTCGGGCGGGGCGGCCGAGACGTTCTGGCTCGGCATCGAGACGTGGCGGTGGATGTTCATCGCCGAGGCCGTCCCCGCGGTGGTCTACGGCGTGATGTCGCTGCGGCTGCCCGAATCGCCCCGCTACCTCGTGCGCAAGGGCGACTACGACAAGGCGTCGCAGGTGCTGCTCGACTTCAGCGGCGAGCCCGACGTGAACCTCAAGATCCAGCAGATCAAGGACTCGCTCAATCTCGAGAAGCGCGAGTCGATGGCCGACCTCCTCGGCCCGGCGCTGGGCCTCAAGCCCATCGTGTGGGTGGGCGTGCTGCTGAGCGTGTTCCAGCAGTTCGTCGGGATCAACGTCATCTTCTACTACTCCACGACGCTGTGGCGCTCGGTCGGCTTCGACGAGAACAGCGCGCTGCTGACGAGCGTGATCACGTCGGTGACGAACATCGTCGTGACGATCGTCGCGATCCTGCTCGTGGACCGGGTCGGCCGCAAGGCGCTGCTGCTGGCGGGCTCGGTGCTCATGACGATCTCGCTGGGCGTGATGGCGCTGGCGTTCTCGTTCGCCACCACGGCCGCCGACGGATCGGTGGCGCTCGAGGGTGCGTGGTCGATCATCGCCCTCATCGCGGCGAACCTCTTCGTGGTCGGCTTCGGCACCACGTGGGGCCCGGTCGTGTGGGTGCTGCTGGGCGAGATGTTCCCCAACCGCATCCGCGCCAGCGCCCTGGCCGTGGCGGCCGCGGCGCAGTGGGTGGCGAACTTCGCGATCTCGACGACCTTCCCGTGGCTCAGCGGCATCTCGCTCACCCTCGCCTACGGGCTCTATGCGGCGTTCTCGGCGCTGTCGTTCTTCTTCGTCTGGCGCCGGGTGCGCGAGACCAAGGGCATGGAGCTCGAGTCGATGGACGACCGCTGAGATTCATCCCCGGGCAGTCGGCGCGCCGGGGGTGTCGCTGGAGGCCTGCCGCGGGGGCGTGCTTACCCTGGGTAGGCCATGATCCGGTTCGAGCACGTCACCAAGCGCTATAAGGGAACGGCGTCTCCCGCACTCGACGACGTCTCGTTCGAGGTCCAACGCGGGGAGTTCGTCTTCCTCGTCGGCGCCTCCGGATCGGGAAAGTCGTCGTGTCTGCGGCTGATCCTCCGCGAGGGGGTGCCGTCGTCGGGGCAGATCGTCGTGCTCGGGCGCGACACCAAGAGCCTCTCCAACCGGCGCACCCCGTACTTCCGCCGCCACATCGGCTCGGTGTTCCAGGACTTCCGGCTGCTGCCGTCGAAGAACGTCTTCCAGAACGTCGCGTTCACGCTGCAGGTGATCGGCGCGTCGCGCGCCATGATCAAGCAGGCCGTGCCGGAGGCGCTCGGACGCGTGGGCCTGCAGGGCATGGAGAAGCGCATGCCGCACGAGCTGTCGGGCGGTGAGCAGCAGCGCGTCGCGATCGCCCGCGCGCTCGTGAACCGGCCGCAGCTGCTGCTCGCCGACGAGCCCACGGGAAACCTCGACCCCGGCACCTCGACCGACATCATGGAGCTGCTCGCGTCGATCAACGCGTCGGGCACGACGATCGTCATGGCCACGCACGAGGCCGCCTTCGTCGACCGCATGCAGCGTCGCGTGATCGAGCTCTCGGGCGGCCGCCTCGTGCGCGACGAACGCCACGGCGGCTACGGCGACACGTCGGTGATCCAGCGCCTCGAGCCCGAGATCGAGAAGGGCGCGGCCGCCGTCGCCGCCCTCACGGCCGTGCTCGAGGTGCAGCGCGAGGTGCAGGGCCGCCTCGACGCCACCGGCCGCGCCGATGTCGCGCCGCGTCCCGAGACGGCCGCGCCTGCCGCGCCGCCCGCTTCCGCCCGCGACGCCGCGATCCCGCCCGCGACGGAGCCTGCGCGGCCCGCCGCACCCGAGCCCGCGCGGCCGGCGAACGAGCCGGCTCAGCCCGCGAGCGAGCCGGCGCAGCGCGACGTGCCGCCCGTCGCGCCCCCTGTGCCGCCCGTCGCGCCGCCGGTGCCGCCGGCTGCGGCCCCGCGCCCCGAGCCCGCGCGGCCCGCGAACGAGCCGGCTCGGCCCGCGAGCGAGCCGGCGCAGCGCGACGCGCCGCCTGTGGCGCCCCCGGTGCCGCCCGTCGCGCCGCCGGTGCCGCCGGCTGCGGCCTCGCGCCCCGAGCCCGCGTCGCCGCGGCCGGAGCCCGCGCCGCGCCCGGAGCCCGAGGAGCGCCCGGCCGCCAGCCGGTTCGCGCCGCCCGCGGCCCCCGTGAGCGAGCCCGAGTCGGACACCGACGATCCGCTGCCGCCCGACGTTCGCCGCGCCCGCCCGCGGCCGGTCTCGGAGCAGGCGGAGCACGTGGAGGAGCTCAGCTTCGCCGAGCGCCTGGGCCTGCGGCGCGATGACGACGACGAGGAAGTGGGGCCGACGGCATGAGGCTCGGGCTCATCATGGGCGAGGTCCTCACCGGCCTGCGCCGCAACGCGTCGATGGTGGTGTCGGTCGTGCTCGTCACGTTCGTGTCGCTCACGTTCGTCGGCGCCGCGATCCTCATGCAGTCGCAGATCGGCACGATGCGCGAGTACTTCCAGGACCGCGCGCAGATCGAGATCTACATGTGCTCGTCGCTGCCGGTCTCCGACACGTGCACGGGCGGTGTGGCGACCGAGGAGCAGGTCGCGGCGGTCGAGGCGGAGCTGACCTCCGACACGCTCTCGCCGGTCATCCAGCGCTTCACCTACAGCTCGCCCGCCGAGGAGTACGCCTCGTTCGTCGAGAACTTCCCCGATCAGGCGGACCTGCTCACCGAGGAGCAGACCAACGGCATGTTCCGCGTGACGCTCGTGAACCCCGAGGATCCCCGCCAGGCCGACGTGATCGCCGAGGCGTTCTCGGGCGTGGCCGGCGTCGAGCTCGTCAGCAACCAGATCGAGCACCTCGAGCCGCTGTTCGCCGCGCTGACGATCGCCACCTACATCGCGGTCGGCATCGCCGCGCTCATGCTCATCTCGGCCGTGCTGCTCATCGGCACCACCATCCGCCTGTCCGCCTACGCGCGGCGCCGCGAGGTCGGCATCATGCGGCTCGTGGGCGCGTCGAACCGCTTCATCCAGACGCCGTTCGTGCTCGAGGGCGTCGTGGCGGCCTTCCTCGGCGCACTACTCGCCAGCGGCGCGGTGATCGCGATGGTGCACTTCGGCGTGAACGGCTACCTCGCCACGAACATGGCCACGGTGCCGTGGGTGGGCATGGGCGACGCGTTCATCGTGGTGCCCGTCATCATCGCGATCGGGGTGATCCTCGCCGCCGTCTCGGCCGGCTTCGCCATCCGCCGCTGGCTGCACGCCTGACGCGTTCGTCGGATCGGCCCGCCACGGGGTAAGGTGAAAGGCTGTTCTGCCGAGACCCCGGGAGGTGATCAGGATGGCGAAGGAGAAGGGCGAGAAGGTCGTCGCACTCAATCGGCGTGCCCGCCACGAGTACACGATCGAGAAGACCTACGAGGCCGGACTGGTGCTCCAGGGGACCGAGGTCAAGTCGCTGCGCGAGGGCCACGCGAACCTCACCGACGGCTACGCCTACATCGATCGCGGCGAGGCGTTCCTCGACCAGGTGAGCATCCCGCAGTACTCCAACGGCACGTGGACGAACCACGCGGCCAAGCGGATCCGCAAGCTGCTGCTGCACAAGGACGAGATCGCCAAGCTCGCGCGCAAGGCCGCCGAGGGCGGCTACACGCTCGTGCCGATGAAGCTGTACTTCGTCGACGGCCGCGCCAAGGTCGAGATCGCGGTCGCGAAGGGCAAGACGCAGTACGACAAGCGGCAGACCCTGCGCGAGCGCCAGGACCGCCGCGAGGCCGAGCGGGCGATGCGCACGCGCAACCGCATGGGCGAGTGACTCCCGCGCAGCCCACAGGCATATATGCCACCCCTGGCCGGGCCCTACGCTCGGCGCATCGGATCACCGGATGCGGGGAGGGCGGATGCAGGCGCTGGTCGCGGCGGCATACCTTGCGTTCGGCGTCGCCTCGCTGGTGCTGATCCGCAGCGACCTCGCCGAGCATCGCCTGCCGAACGCCGTGGTACTGCCCGCGACGGCCGTCGTCGGCGCCCTGCTCACCCTCGCCTCCATCGCGGCCGGTGACACCGCGGCGGTCGGGCGTGCGGCGGCGGGCGCCCTCGCGCTGGGCGCGTTCTACGCCGCCCTGTGGGCGATCGGGCGCGGGCGCGGCATGGGCGGGGGAGACGTCAAGCTGGCCCTGCTGGTGGGCCTGTTCCTGGGCTGGCACGGCTGGCCCGAGCTCGCCCTCGGCGGGGCGGCCGCGTTCGTCGTGGGCGGCGCGAGCGCCCTGGCGCTCATCGCCGCGCGGCGAGCGACGGCGCGGACGCACATCGCGTTCGGGCCCTTCATGCTGATCGGCGCATGCCTCGGTCCGATCCTCGTCTGAGCCCCTCTAGACACGAACGGGCGTCGCCGCAAGGGGTGATCGCCGGCGCCGGCGGTGTCCTAGGGTATGGGCATGCGAGCGGTCGGGGAGTGGGTGCGGCGCGTGCTGGCGTGGGCGCTGAGGCTGCGGGTCGTGCGATCCTTCCTGCTCTTCTCCGAGAGCAACGGCGGCGTCCTGGCCGGCAGCATCACCTTCCGCGCCCTGTTCTCGCTGTTCGCCGCCGTGCTGCTGGGCTTCTCCGCCGCCGCGATCTGGCTGCAGGGGCGCCCCGAGCTGTGGGACGCGCTCGTGTCGGCCATGAACAACGTCATCCCGGGCCTGGTCGGCGGCGCGGGCAGCGTCATCGACGTCCGGCAGCTGCAGAACGCACCGGGATCGATCACCATCGCGGGAGTCATCGCGGTGCTCGGGCTCATCTGGGCCGCCATCGGGGCGATCCAGACCACGCGCACGGCGATCCGGATGATGGCGGGGACCGCGCACGACACGGCCTCGTTCTTCGTGCTCATCGTGCGCGACCTCATCTTCGCCGCGGCGATGGGCGCGATGTTCGTGGTCTCGGCCGCCGTCACCTTCCTCGGCTCCGCGTTCGCCTCGGCCGTGCTCGGCTGGCTCGGCCTCGGCTCCGGGCTGCTCGCCACGCTGACCACGCGACTCGTGACGATCGCGGTCACGTTCGTGCTCGACGCCGTCCTCATCGCGCTGCTGTTCGCGCTGCTGTCGGGCCGGAAGGTCTCGGCCCGGGCGCTGTGGAGCGGCGCCCTCATCGGCGCCGTCGGCCTCGTCGTGCTGCAGCAGCTGTCGGGCCTGTTCGTGGGCGGGGCGACATCCAACCCGCTGCTGGCGACCTTCTCGTCGCTCGTGGCCCTGCTGCTGTGGCTGAACCTGTCGGCGCAGGTGATCCTCATCGGCTGCGCGCACGTGATCACGACCGCCGACGAGGAGCAGGACCGCGTCGGCGAGAAGTACGGTGCCGCGACGTTCGCGCAGCGCAAGGTGCGCCGCGCCGAGCGCGACGTCGAGATCGCCACCGCCAC
This genomic interval from Microbacterium sediminis contains the following:
- a CDS encoding prepilin peptidase, whose product is MQALVAAAYLAFGVASLVLIRSDLAEHRLPNAVVLPATAVVGALLTLASIAAGDTAAVGRAAAGALALGAFYAALWAIGRGRGMGGGDVKLALLVGLFLGWHGWPELALGGAAAFVVGGASALALIAARRATARTHIAFGPFMLIGACLGPILV
- the ftsX gene encoding permease-like cell division protein FtsX → MRLGLIMGEVLTGLRRNASMVVSVVLVTFVSLTFVGAAILMQSQIGTMREYFQDRAQIEIYMCSSLPVSDTCTGGVATEEQVAAVEAELTSDTLSPVIQRFTYSSPAEEYASFVENFPDQADLLTEEQTNGMFRVTLVNPEDPRQADVIAEAFSGVAGVELVSNQIEHLEPLFAALTIATYIAVGIAALMLISAVLLIGTTIRLSAYARRREVGIMRLVGASNRFIQTPFVLEGVVAAFLGALLASGAVIAMVHFGVNGYLATNMATVPWVGMGDAFIVVPVIIAIGVILAAVSAGFAIRRWLHA
- a CDS encoding YihY/virulence factor BrkB family protein; the protein is MRAVGEWVRRVLAWALRLRVVRSFLLFSESNGGVLAGSITFRALFSLFAAVLLGFSAAAIWLQGRPELWDALVSAMNNVIPGLVGGAGSVIDVRQLQNAPGSITIAGVIAVLGLIWAAIGAIQTTRTAIRMMAGTAHDTASFFVLIVRDLIFAAAMGAMFVVSAAVTFLGSAFASAVLGWLGLGSGLLATLTTRLVTIAVTFVLDAVLIALLFALLSGRKVSARALWSGALIGAVGLVVLQQLSGLFVGGATSNPLLATFSSLVALLLWLNLSAQVILIGCAHVITTADEEQDRVGEKYGAATFAQRKVRRAERDVEIATATLREAREQEAAEREKLAAEGSAAP
- a CDS encoding LOG family protein, translating into MRPTRGRIITVESLAELDRRLDAGARRLHGWRLVGLDLRGHSDRLRRCDTSRTTFAGCAFAGDDAEHHALRGALILPSVRETPIDPHRDALYTAEELYDTTPYARTLDARAYAWQHERTSPDAALARALHDEGIDAALDRWARGRRLVGVMGGHALRRGEPDYADAARLGRLLGGTATVATGGGPGAMEAVNLGARLADRPEADLAEAIAMLAPAPSYHPSADAWVDTARAVRERFPGAVESLGVPTWHYGHEPPNLFATAIAKYFRNALREAILLELCGAGIVFLPGAGGTVQEIFQDACENYYATEDRIAPMVLVGRRHWTETLPAWPLLRALAQGRPMEAHIHLVDTVDEAAAIVALPGDTR
- the smpB gene encoding SsrA-binding protein SmpB, which translates into the protein MAKEKGEKVVALNRRARHEYTIEKTYEAGLVLQGTEVKSLREGHANLTDGYAYIDRGEAFLDQVSIPQYSNGTWTNHAAKRIRKLLLHKDEIAKLARKAAEGGYTLVPMKLYFVDGRAKVEIAVAKGKTQYDKRQTLRERQDRREAERAMRTRNRMGE
- a CDS encoding sugar porter family MFS transporter; the encoded protein is MTDAGLSRISGRVIGIAIAAALGGFLFGYDTSVINGAVDALAADFDLGAGLKGFSVSIALLGAALGAWFAGSIANRWGRVPVMLLAAVLFFVSSILSGLAFSVWDLMIWRAVGGIGVGAASVIAPAYIAEVSPARIRGRLGSLQQLAIVLGIFAALLTNALLAATSGGAAETFWLGIETWRWMFIAEAVPAVVYGVMSLRLPESPRYLVRKGDYDKASQVLLDFSGEPDVNLKIQQIKDSLNLEKRESMADLLGPALGLKPIVWVGVLLSVFQQFVGINVIFYYSTTLWRSVGFDENSALLTSVITSVTNIVVTIVAILLVDRVGRKALLLAGSVLMTISLGVMALAFSFATTAADGSVALEGAWSIIALIAANLFVVGFGTTWGPVVWVLLGEMFPNRIRASALAVAAAAQWVANFAISTTFPWLSGISLTLAYGLYAAFSALSFFFVWRRVRETKGMELESMDDR
- a CDS encoding sulfurtransferase, with amino-acid sequence MTSSILITVDELAAALAGPVPPAVLDVRWVLGRTDGRERYAEAHIPGAVYVDLDAELSGPPSAAEGRHPLPTEAALQEAARRWGVRADRPVVVYDGGGNYAAARAWWLLRHGGLADVRILDGALPAWIAAGHATAAGEETPEPGDVEIRFGALPVLGIDDVAGFEGALIDARAPERYRGETEPIDPVAGHIPGALNLPSTGNVDERGFFHAPETLRARFEPAAAHDARIAAYCGSGVFASHAVAALAIAGHEAALYPGSWSQWSNDPSRPVATGDADDERITPGV